In Fibrobacterota bacterium, a single genomic region encodes these proteins:
- the lysS gene encoding lysine--tRNA ligase — protein sequence MEINDQVEARLDKLRKLREMGINPYPYRFAPTHDSAQLIAAKDTLLPAPVAEGAEAAPGTEIAFAGRIVRYNLKGKLAFVHLKDDMGRMQVMFGREQVGEPAFELVRILDIGDWVGVKGTMFVTRAGEYTIHAKTAELLSKAVRPLPIPKEKIEDGKKIIFDEFKDVETRYRQRYVDLTLNDGVRETFKKRSRIIQAIRQYLLDNNYLEVETPVLQAVYGGANARPFLTHHNALDIPLYLRVSNELYLKRCITGGFPRVFEFAKDFRNEGIDRTHNPEFTLLEFYQAYADYNDMMKHFESLYAAACVAANGTMKFSYQGKEFDLTPPWPRLTVKEALKKFAGLDFDAMDDAAIQALLAKDHIELKGKYLRGLAMKALFEAKCEPHLDGPIFIIDHPRESTPLCKVHRQDPDLVEQFEPYINGWEVGNAYSELNDPLVQRKLLEDQVERGRGGEDETHPLDEDFLRALEYGMPPTGGVGIGIDRMIMLLTDSATIKDVLLFPLMKPE from the coding sequence ATGGAGATCAACGATCAGGTCGAAGCCCGCTTGGATAAGTTGCGCAAGCTGCGGGAGATGGGGATCAATCCCTATCCTTACCGCTTCGCGCCCACCCATGACAGCGCCCAGCTGATCGCGGCGAAGGATACGCTACTGCCCGCTCCGGTCGCAGAAGGCGCCGAGGCCGCGCCCGGGACCGAGATCGCCTTCGCCGGCCGCATCGTCCGGTACAACCTGAAAGGCAAGCTGGCCTTCGTCCACCTGAAGGATGATATGGGCCGCATGCAGGTGATGTTCGGCCGGGAGCAGGTGGGGGAACCCGCTTTCGAGCTGGTCAGGATCCTGGACATCGGCGACTGGGTCGGGGTCAAGGGGACCATGTTCGTCACCCGCGCGGGGGAATATACCATCCACGCGAAAACGGCCGAGCTGCTTTCCAAGGCCGTGCGTCCGCTGCCCATCCCGAAAGAGAAGATCGAGGACGGGAAGAAGATCATCTTCGACGAGTTCAAGGACGTCGAGACCCGGTATCGCCAGCGTTACGTCGATCTCACCCTGAACGACGGCGTGCGGGAAACCTTTAAGAAGCGCTCGCGCATCATCCAGGCCATCCGGCAATACTTGCTGGACAACAACTACCTCGAGGTCGAGACGCCCGTTTTGCAGGCGGTGTACGGCGGCGCCAATGCGCGGCCCTTCCTGACGCACCATAACGCCTTGGATATCCCCCTGTATCTGCGCGTGAGCAACGAGCTTTACCTGAAGCGCTGTATCACCGGCGGCTTCCCGCGCGTGTTCGAGTTCGCCAAGGACTTCCGCAACGAGGGCATCGATCGCACCCATAATCCCGAATTCACCCTGCTGGAATTCTACCAGGCCTACGCCGACTACAACGACATGATGAAGCATTTCGAGAGCCTCTACGCGGCGGCCTGCGTCGCCGCCAACGGGACGATGAAGTTCAGCTACCAGGGGAAGGAATTCGATCTCACTCCGCCCTGGCCCCGCCTGACGGTCAAGGAAGCCTTGAAGAAATTCGCCGGCCTCGACTTCGATGCCATGGACGATGCCGCCATCCAAGCCTTGCTCGCCAAGGACCATATCGAGCTGAAGGGCAAATACCTGCGCGGTCTCGCCATGAAGGCGCTTTTCGAAGCCAAGTGCGAGCCCCATCTCGATGGCCCCATCTTCATCATCGACCATCCCAGGGAAAGCACGCCTTTGTGCAAGGTCCATCGCCAGGACCCGGACTTGGTGGAGCAATTCGAGCCTTACATCAACGGCTGGGAGGTGGGCAACGCCTATTCCGAGTTGAACGATCCCCTGGTCCAGCGCAAGCTGCTGGAAGATCAGGTCGAGCGCGGACGGGGCGGCGAGGACGAGACGCATCCCCTGGACGAGGATTTCCTGCGCGCCCTCGAGTACGGCATGCCTCCGACGGGCGGCGTGGGCATCGGTATCGATCGCATGATCATGCTTTTGACCGATAGCGCGACCATCAAGGACGTGCTGCTCTTCCCTTTGATGAAGCCCGAGTGA
- a CDS encoding nuclear transport factor 2 family protein: MTSHFFGKYLPLPRLGSLAFTGLLAFSAVSADPGAPPPAGKTYQDSQKDSQCDRSGKNASVVALDFYDKLGKGDLPGMLADFATDAKWVLYGPAGIPFAGVHEGQAGIKAFIETFGANAKVTRLEPKEFLSDKHKTVFQGYEEATAIPTGKSWKAHWTHSFTVEHGKIVLVEEVLDTAPVLAAFQP, translated from the coding sequence ATGACATCCCATTTCTTCGGAAAGTATCTGCCCCTTCCCCGGCTGGGAAGCCTGGCTTTCACGGGTTTGCTGGCTTTTTCCGCGGTTTCGGCCGATCCGGGGGCCCCGCCCCCCGCGGGCAAGACTTACCAGGACTCCCAAAAGGATTCCCAGTGCGACCGTTCCGGCAAGAATGCCAGCGTGGTGGCCCTGGATTTTTACGACAAGCTGGGGAAGGGCGATCTCCCCGGCATGCTCGCCGACTTCGCGACGGACGCGAAATGGGTGCTCTATGGACCGGCGGGCATCCCTTTCGCGGGCGTTCATGAAGGCCAGGCCGGCATCAAGGCCTTCATCGAAACCTTCGGCGCGAACGCGAAGGTGACCCGCTTAGAGCCCAAGGAGTTCCTCTCGGACAAGCATAAGACGGTGTTCCAGGGGTACGAGGAAGCGACGGCGATTCCTACGGGCAAGAGCTGGAAAGCCCATTGGACGCATAGCTTCACCGTGGAGCATGGCAAGATCGTGCTGGTGGAAGAGGTGCTGGATACGGCTCCCGTGCTGGCGGCCTTCCAACCCTGA
- the prfB gene encoding peptide chain release factor 2 (programmed frameshift): MEEIKSLKDRVQRLWGYLDLPRKQEEIALLERNASEPGFWSDAAKAQKAQKQIKMLQWWVDQWKSLDGQVQELEMLAQMAEEDKDEASLREARESVAVLAGKIGELELKKMLGGEDDEKPAIMTIHPGAGGTESQDWARMLLRMYVSWFQKKGFKFEILDEQPAEDGGIKSATIEIQSEYAFGYLRSEIGVHRLVRISPFDANARRHTSFTAVYVYPEIEDVDFDIDEKDIKVDTFRAGGAGGQHINKTDSAVRMTHLPTGIVVSCQSERSQHKNRASAMKLLKARVWQKLKDEEDARRESKLASKLKIEWGSQIRNYVLQPYQMVKDARTDYESSDAYGVLDGNLDGFINAYLLAADAERKQT, encoded by the exons GTGGAAGAGATCAAGAGTCTGAAGGATCGCGTGCAGCGCCTATGGGGGTATCTT GACCTCCCACGCAAGCAAGAAGAGATAGCGCTTCTCGAGCGCAACGCGTCGGAGCCGGGGTTCTGGTCCGATGCCGCCAAAGCCCAGAAGGCCCAAAAGCAAATCAAGATGCTCCAGTGGTGGGTGGACCAATGGAAGTCGCTGGACGGCCAGGTCCAGGAACTGGAGATGCTGGCCCAGATGGCGGAAGAGGACAAGGACGAAGCCTCCCTGCGGGAGGCGCGCGAGTCCGTCGCGGTATTGGCGGGGAAGATCGGCGAGCTCGAGCTGAAGAAGATGCTCGGGGGCGAGGATGACGAGAAGCCAGCCATCATGACCATCCATCCGGGGGCGGGCGGCACCGAGTCGCAGGACTGGGCGCGCATGCTGCTGCGGATGTACGTCAGTTGGTTCCAGAAGAAGGGCTTCAAGTTCGAGATCCTCGACGAGCAGCCCGCCGAGGATGGCGGCATCAAGAGCGCCACCATCGAAATCCAAAGCGAGTACGCTTTCGGCTACCTGCGATCGGAGATCGGGGTGCATCGCCTGGTCCGCATTTCCCCCTTCGATGCCAACGCGCGGCGGCATACTTCCTTTACCGCCGTCTACGTCTATCCGGAAATCGAGGACGTGGATTTCGATATCGACGAGAAGGATATCAAGGTGGACACCTTCCGCGCGGGGGGCGCCGGCGGGCAGCACATCAACAAGACCGATTCGGCCGTGCGCATGACCCATCTTCCCACGGGAATCGTGGTCTCGTGCCAGAGCGAGCGCAGCCAGCACAAGAACCGCGCCAGCGCCATGAAGCTGCTGAAGGCGCGGGTGTGGCAGAAGCTGAAGGATGAAGAGGACGCGAGGCGCGAGTCCAAGCTGGCCTCCAAGCTGAAGATCGAATGGGGCAGCCAGATCCGCAATTACGTCTTGCAGCCGTACCAGATGGTGAAGGATGCGCGTACCGATTACGAATCCTCAGATGCCTACGGCGTGTTGGACGGGAATTTGGACGGATTCATCAACGCGTACCTGCTTGCCGCCGATGCGGAGCGCAAGCAGACCTAA
- the hisF gene encoding imidazole glycerol phosphate synthase subunit HisF, protein MLSKRVIVCLDVRNGKVTKGVKFAGNVDLGDPVEMGAQYYREGVDELVFYDIMASAEKRPIDIAMVRAVARKVFIPFSVGGGIRNLEDMREVLMAGAEKVSLNSLAVQNPEIISQGARAFGKQCIVLGMDAKRSTAPGLPSGYEVYVQGGRKAMGLDAVEWAKRAVALGAGEICVNSIDADGTKDGYELTLTRLIADAVDVPVIASGGAGVPRHLAEVFEKGHADAGLVASMVHYGTWSIPAIKVELALAGIPVRAVS, encoded by the coding sequence ATGCTGTCCAAGCGCGTCATCGTTTGCCTGGACGTACGTAACGGGAAGGTTACCAAAGGCGTGAAGTTCGCCGGCAACGTGGACCTGGGCGATCCCGTGGAGATGGGCGCGCAATATTACCGCGAAGGCGTGGACGAACTGGTGTTCTACGACATCATGGCTTCCGCCGAAAAGCGCCCCATCGACATCGCAATGGTACGCGCGGTGGCCCGCAAGGTCTTCATCCCCTTCTCGGTGGGCGGAGGCATACGCAATCTGGAGGACATGCGCGAGGTACTGATGGCCGGTGCGGAAAAGGTTTCGCTGAATTCCCTGGCCGTGCAAAACCCCGAAATCATCTCCCAAGGCGCGCGGGCTTTCGGGAAGCAATGCATCGTGCTGGGGATGGATGCCAAGCGATCGACGGCTCCGGGCCTGCCTTCGGGCTATGAGGTTTACGTGCAAGGCGGGCGCAAGGCCATGGGACTCGATGCGGTCGAGTGGGCGAAGCGCGCGGTGGCGCTGGGGGCGGGGGAAATCTGCGTGAACTCCATCGACGCCGACGGCACCAAGGACGGATACGAGCTGACCCTGACGCGCCTGATCGCCGATGCCGTGGACGTGCCCGTAATCGCTTCGGGAGGCGCGGGCGTGCCCCGCCATTTGGCCGAAGTCTTCGAAAAGGGCCATGCGGACGCGGGCCTGGTGGCCTCCATGGTGCACTACGGAACCTGGTCGATCCCCGCGATCAAGGTCGAGCTGGCGCTGGCAGGCATCCCCGTGCGCGCCGTCTCTTAA
- the hisH gene encoding imidazole glycerol phosphate synthase subunit HisH, with protein MIVLVDYKAGNLTSVQLALAEVGFDSVISSDPEVISGADRLVFPGVGAAGSAMEELNRMGLGPVLKAFVASRRPFLGICVGCQIILDWSLEDGRTPCLGLLPGGTEIFNAGPGAKVPHMGWNHVGFYRPHPLFAGIPDKSHFYYVHSYYPTPADPADILAESDYAGVRFAAVIGRKNLVACQFHVEKSGKHGLRLLENFCKWNGQDGRSTGDGRESA; from the coding sequence ATGATCGTCCTGGTCGACTATAAAGCAGGCAACCTTACTTCGGTGCAACTAGCGCTGGCGGAAGTGGGATTCGATTCCGTGATCTCTTCCGATCCCGAGGTCATCTCCGGCGCCGATCGATTGGTATTCCCCGGCGTGGGCGCCGCGGGTTCGGCGATGGAAGAATTGAACCGCATGGGACTGGGCCCGGTTCTGAAAGCGTTTGTCGCGAGCAGGCGTCCCTTCCTGGGCATTTGCGTGGGTTGCCAGATTATCCTCGACTGGAGTTTGGAAGACGGCCGTACGCCTTGCCTGGGACTGCTTCCGGGCGGCACCGAGATTTTCAACGCGGGACCGGGCGCGAAGGTGCCGCACATGGGCTGGAACCACGTGGGTTTCTACCGTCCCCATCCCCTCTTCGCCGGCATTCCGGATAAGAGCCATTTCTATTACGTGCACAGCTATTATCCTACCCCCGCGGATCCGGCCGATATCCTGGCGGAATCGGACTATGCCGGTGTCCGTTTCGCGGCCGTCATCGGGCGCAAGAACCTGGTGGCTTGCCAGTTCCACGTGGAGAAGAGCGGGAAGCACGGCCTGCGCCTGCTCGAGAACTTCTGCAAGTGGAATGGCCAGGATGGCCGTTCCACCGGGGACGGCCGGGAAAGCGCCTGA
- the bioB gene encoding biotin synthase BioB has product MDSHPLPSRLNALDLAEKSLAGEELTREEALAVLAWPDEDILSLMQAAYKVRHAAFGKKVRLNYLVNIQSGICQEDCGYCSQSAVADVPVEKYKLMTPEEVESAAEKAVANHAARLCMVASMRGPSDRDVAGVAAAVRRVKERFPQLELCACLGLLKDGQADKLNEAGVDAYNHNLNTSERHYGEICSTHGFTDRLDTVRKVREAGISSCSGALFGMGETRDDVVDVAFRLRELGVDSIPVNFLIPFKGTAQGHREELSPVYCLKILALFRLANPFSEIRIAGGRELHLRSLQALGLYAANSIFVGDYLTTEGQAGSLDREMIRDLGFEVVGEIPAEASAVPLVDRVTLTSRKVREAKGA; this is encoded by the coding sequence ATGGATTCACATCCTCTGCCCTCGCGCTTGAATGCCCTTGATCTGGCCGAGAAGAGCTTGGCGGGCGAGGAATTGACGCGGGAAGAGGCGTTGGCCGTGCTGGCCTGGCCGGACGAGGACATCCTCTCCCTGATGCAGGCCGCCTATAAGGTACGGCATGCGGCCTTCGGCAAGAAGGTGCGCCTCAATTACCTGGTCAATATCCAAAGCGGCATTTGCCAGGAGGATTGCGGATACTGCTCCCAATCGGCGGTGGCCGACGTGCCGGTGGAGAAGTACAAGCTGATGACCCCGGAAGAGGTGGAGTCGGCGGCGGAAAAGGCGGTGGCTAACCACGCCGCGCGTTTGTGCATGGTGGCTTCCATGCGCGGGCCATCGGACCGGGACGTGGCGGGTGTGGCGGCCGCGGTGCGCCGGGTGAAGGAACGGTTCCCGCAATTGGAATTGTGCGCCTGCTTAGGGCTGTTGAAGGATGGCCAGGCGGACAAATTGAACGAGGCGGGCGTGGACGCCTATAACCATAACCTGAATACCAGCGAACGCCATTACGGTGAAATCTGCTCCACCCATGGCTTCACCGATCGCCTGGACACGGTGCGGAAAGTGCGCGAAGCGGGAATTTCCTCTTGCAGCGGCGCCCTTTTCGGCATGGGGGAGACCCGCGACGACGTGGTCGACGTGGCGTTCCGCTTGCGCGAGTTGGGGGTGGATTCCATCCCGGTGAACTTCCTGATCCCCTTTAAGGGCACCGCCCAGGGCCATCGCGAGGAGTTATCGCCGGTGTATTGCCTAAAGATCCTGGCCCTGTTCCGCTTGGCCAACCCATTCTCCGAGATCCGCATCGCGGGAGGCCGCGAACTGCATTTGCGGAGCCTGCAAGCGCTGGGCTTGTATGCGGCCAACTCCATCTTCGTGGGCGACTACCTGACCACCGAAGGCCAAGCGGGCTCCCTGGATCGCGAGATGATCCGCGACCTCGGCTTCGAAGTGGTCGGGGAAATCCCGGCCGAGGCCTCGGCCGTTCCCTTGGTGGATCGCGTCACCCTGACTTCGCGCAAGGTGCGCGAGGCGAAAGGGGCCTGA